From the Maioricimonas rarisocia genome, one window contains:
- a CDS encoding M28 family metallopeptidase gives MSGRFALHLAFLLLLSPLVSLHAADPVAAGGPAAITAEDVRPHIELLAGPDFRGRSGLDALRTARYMAAHFKAVGLQPLFDGEFLQPIPGATEAGKQTRVIGRNVGALLPGSDPELKDEVIIISAHFDHLGVREGQTYAGADDNASGVSMLLETARRFASLEEKPRRSIAFVGFDLEERMLWGSRWFAAHPPWPLEQVKLFITADMIGRSLGDLPLPLVFVLGSEHSTEVRELLDSTSVPDQLSIARLGIDLIGTRSDYGPFRDREVPFLFFSTGEHPDYHTPQDTPERIDYPKVARVSTFIADLTTAVANTDEPPKWTEPQVADVEEARTLNRITSLLLEADKGPEIQLGGMQRFFVSQVHSKTDYIVRRGDISAAERKWLTRAAQLLMLSVF, from the coding sequence ATGAGCGGACGTTTCGCACTTCACCTCGCTTTCCTGCTGCTGCTGTCCCCGCTGGTCAGCCTGCATGCAGCCGATCCCGTTGCTGCTGGAGGCCCGGCGGCGATCACCGCAGAGGATGTCCGGCCGCACATCGAATTGCTGGCCGGACCCGACTTTCGTGGGCGAAGCGGCCTCGATGCGCTGCGGACGGCCCGCTACATGGCCGCGCACTTCAAGGCGGTCGGTCTGCAGCCGCTGTTTGACGGCGAGTTCCTGCAGCCAATTCCCGGCGCCACCGAGGCCGGTAAACAAACGCGGGTCATCGGCCGCAATGTGGGAGCATTGTTGCCGGGGAGTGACCCGGAGCTGAAAGACGAAGTCATCATCATCAGCGCCCATTTCGACCACCTGGGGGTCCGGGAAGGGCAGACCTACGCCGGAGCCGACGACAACGCCAGCGGCGTGTCGATGCTGCTGGAGACCGCCCGCCGGTTTGCGAGTCTGGAAGAGAAACCCCGTCGCAGCATTGCGTTTGTGGGTTTCGATCTCGAAGAACGAATGCTGTGGGGCTCGCGGTGGTTTGCCGCCCATCCTCCCTGGCCGCTGGAACAGGTCAAACTGTTCATTACCGCCGACATGATTGGCCGGTCGCTGGGGGATCTGCCACTCCCGCTGGTCTTCGTACTGGGAAGCGAGCATTCGACCGAAGTCCGTGAATTGCTCGACTCGACTTCGGTGCCGGACCAGTTGAGTATCGCCCGCCTGGGGATCGATCTGATCGGCACGCGCAGCGACTACGGTCCGTTTCGCGACCGGGAAGTGCCGTTCCTGTTCTTCTCGACGGGAGAGCACCCCGACTATCACACTCCTCAGGACACCCCCGAGCGGATCGACTACCCGAAGGTCGCCCGAGTGTCGACCTTTATTGCCGACCTGACGACGGCCGTCGCGAATACCGACGAGCCGCCGAAATGGACGGAGCCTCAAGTTGCCGACGTCGAGGAAGCCCGGACCCTGAATCGGATTACCTCTTTGCTGCTCGAGGCGGACAAGGGGCCGGAAATCCAGCTGGGGGGGATGCAGCGTTTCTTTGTCTCGCAGGTGCACTCCAAGACCGACTACATCGTTCGGCGCGGGGACATTTCGGCCGCAGAACGGAAATGGCTCACCCGGGCGGCCCAGCTGCTGATGCTGTCCGTCTTCTGA